The following coding sequences lie in one Xylocopa sonorina isolate GNS202 chromosome 15, iyXylSono1_principal, whole genome shotgun sequence genomic window:
- the LOC143430782 gene encoding 2',5'-phosphodiesterase 12: MSMLIRNLHLRCLTSFLPAVNVNQQFFKRYSQIVLQLKMNEAIVLHEEGSPKFEMFFRYINPKLNVDRQFNFVRQVDEPINNFLCRIDRNINIYLMKKIRRQKKKHSENNIPEELENNVDNNNIKFVKNRTVLNGDLTCKSILEDSSNVKLVIFDTEYELKHNIPYITKIELPSSILIGFPAYPSKFEGTNVDKTKSTFDWYRQGKQWIHIAEGFLYIPTKSDLGYKLKISCVPKNDVECGPVTEIVSNDIVQVGPGECLFDTRHAFTKDKLSGKSFRITSYNILANVYSETSLSKDTLYPYCPHYALSMDYRKLLILKELIGYNSDVICLQEVDGKVYNNDLLMSLNALNYDSVFNFKNEVREGLAIFYNQERFDKLICDCSVLSQDINLDQFSSVWSKIQNDNVKQTFLNRNTIIQVVALQSKENPEILVVGNTHLYFKPEADHIRLLQAYYGLIYLRTFAKKIKEEHAECNVSILYCGDFNSVPENGVYQLMTENYIPEDHGDWRSSAEEHVENISIEHDLNLSSACGTPEYTNYTATFSGCLDYIFYQTDHLEVEQVIPMPSKTELSAYTGLPSVVSPSDHIALCADLKWSK, translated from the exons ATGTCAATGTTGATTCGTAATTTGCATTTAAGATGTCTAACCTCTTTTCTACCGGCTGTAAACGTTAACCAACAGTTTTTTAAACGTTACTCGCAAATAGTGTTACAATTGAAAATGAACGAAGCTATCGTGTTGCACGAGGAGGGTAGCCCAAAGTTCGAGATGTTCTTTCGCTACATAAATCCCAAGTTAAACGTCGACAGACAGTTCAACTTTGTAAGGCAGGTGGACGAGCCGATAAACAATTTTCTTTGCAGAATTGACAGAAACATTAATATCTATTTAATGAAAAAGATCCGTCGACAGAAGAAAAAGCACAGCGAAAACAATATTCCAGAGGAACTAGAAAACAATGTTGATAACAACAATATTAAATTTGTGAAGAATCGCACGGTTCTTAATGGCGATCTTACGTGTAAATCAATTCTGGAGGATTCATCGAACGTAAAATTGGTCATCTTCGACACAGAATACGAGCTGAAGCACAATATACCTTATATTACTAAAATAGAATTACCTTCGAGCATATTAATCGGTTTTCCAGCTTATCCTTCAAAGTTTGAAGGAACAAATGTAGATAAAACCAAATCAACATTCGATTGGTACAGACAAGGGAAACAGTGGATACACATTGCAGAAGGTTTCTTATATATACCTACAAAATCTGATTTGgggtataaattaaaaatatcttGCGTACCAAAAAATGACGTGGAATGCGGACCCGTAACAGAAATTGTTTCGAATGATATTGTACAGGTTGGTCCCGGTGAATGTCTTTTCGATACCAGACATGCTTTTACAAAAGATAAATTATCTGGTAAGAG TTTCAGAATAACATCGTACAACATATTGGCAAATGTGTATTCGGAGACGTCTTTATCCAAGGATACTTTGTATCCGTATTGTCCGCATTATGCTTTATCTATGGACTACAGAAAGCTACTGATTCTTAAAGAACTGATAG GATACAACTCTGATGTGATATGCCTTCAAGAAGTCGATGGTAAAGTTTATAATAATGATTTGCTAATGTCTTTAAATGCACTGAACTACGATAGCGTGTTTAATTTCAAGAACGAAGTGCGCGAAGGCCTCGCTATATTTTACAATCAGGAGAGGTTTGATAAATTGATCTGTGATTGTAGTGTTCTTTCACAAGATATAAATCTGGATCAATTTAGCAGTGTTTGGTCCAAAATTCAGAATGACAATGTGAAACAAACATTTCTCAATAGAAATACAATTATTCAG GTAGTAGCGCTACAATCCAAAGAGAATCCTGAAATATTAGTTGTTGGCAATACACATTTATATTTTAAACCTGAAGCTGATCATATACGCTTGTTGCAAGCGTATTATGGATTAATATATTTACGCACATTTGCGAAAAAGATAAAAGAAGAG CACGCAGAATGCAATGTTAGTATTTTATACTGCGGAGATTTCAATAGTGTACCAGAAAATGGAGTTTATCAATTAATGACTGAAAATTATATACCAGAAGACCATGGTGATTGGCGATCCA GTGCCGAAGAACACGTGGAGAATATATCTATCGAACACGACTTGAACCTGTCTAGTGCCTGTGGCACTCCAGAATATACGAACTATACGGCCACCTTTTCCGGCTGTCTGGATTATATATTTTACCAAACTGACCATTTGGAAGTCGAACAAGTTATACCGATGCCGAGTAAAACAGAACTTAGTGCGTATACAGGCCTTCCATCGGTAGTGTCCCCAAGTGATCATATAGCATTATGTGCCGATCTAAAATGGTCAAAATAA